In Cicer arietinum cultivar CDC Frontier isolate Library 1 chromosome 7, Cicar.CDCFrontier_v2.0, whole genome shotgun sequence, a single window of DNA contains:
- the LOC101495507 gene encoding WRKY DNA-binding transcription factor 70-like — MRMDDERKAMEEVMGGCEFAKQLRQVLLNNDNNNELTTTISLAKHLVNKVINSFNNTLFLLEKHIPSIGPTRSMDFKKSCKSTSTPKGYYQRRKTTQTWENVTKTLTDDAHQWRKYGQKKILNSQYLRNYYRCTYKFDQRCQATKQVHRIQENPPLYKTTYYGHHTCHNLLNHDIILHPTSPHDTSSILLSFNNTFPTKQNCHFLSSDSVECKEKVSSSSLDDYLLFLDPILDNLEYVSPISSKLDYDHKDDFQPYDWS; from the exons ATGAGAATGGATGATGAAAGAAAGGCAATGGAAGAGGTTATGGGAGGTTGTGAGTTTGCTAAACAACTTAGGCAAGTATTGCtcaataatgataataataatgagttGACAACAACAATCTCATTAGCCAAACATCTTGTCAACAAAGTCATCAACTCCTTTAACAATACCCTCTTCCTCTTGGAAAAACATATCCCCTCCATTGGTCCAACTAGATCTATGGACTTCAAAAAAAGTTGTAAGAGTACTTCCACACCAAAAGGATATTACCAAAGAAG AAAAACTACACAAACATGGGAGAATGTGACAAAAACTCTGACAGATGATGCCCATCAATGGAGAAAGTATGGTCAAAAGAAGATCCTCAACTCTCAATATCTAAG GAACTACTATAGGTGTACTTACAAATTTGATCAAAGATGCCAAGCAACCAAACAAGTGCATAGAATTCAAGAAAATCCTCCTTTGTATAAGACCACTTATTATGGTCATCACACTTGTCATAACTTACTCAATCATGACATCATACTTCATCCCACTTCTCCTCATGACACTTCATCCATATTGCTTAGCTTTAACAACACATTCCCaaccaaacaaaattgtcattttttgtCCTCAGATTCAGTGGAGTGTAAGGAGAAAGTTTCCTCATCTTCCTTAGATGATTATTTGCTCTTCCTTGATCCCATTTTAGATAATTTAGAGTATGTTAGTCCTATATCATCAAAACTTGATTATGATCACAAGGATGACTTTCAACCTTATGATTGGTCTTGA
- the LOC101507773 gene encoding F-box protein PP2-A13-like, protein MGANFSSCVCDGDSTSMRPRLGDIPESCVALVLMYLDPPDICMLARLNRAFRDASFADFVWESKLPLNYKFIVGKAMEDDDDASVAELGKRDIYARLCNHNLFDNGTKEIWLDKRTGGVCLAISSKALRITGIDDRRYWNHISTEESRFHTVAYLQQIWWLEVEGDIDFQFPQGTYSVFFKLHLGRSSKKLGRRVCKTEHIHGWAAKPVKFQLMTSDGQRVISHAHLDNPGQWILYHVGDFVSNNSDDLMKIKFSLTQIDCTHTKGGLCVDSVLICNSGEVRKEI, encoded by the exons ATGGGTGCTAATTTTTCTTCATGTGTATGTGATGGTGATTCTACTTCAATGAGACCAAGACTTGGTGATATACCTGAGAGTTGTGTAGCATTGGTTTTGATGTATTTGGATCCACCAGATATATGTATGTTAGCACGATTGAATAGAGCATTTCGTGATGCTTCTTTTGCTGATTTTGTTTGGGAATCGAAGTTGCCTTTGAATTATAAGTTCATCGTGGGTAAAGCTATGGAGGATGATGATGATGCTTCTGTTGCTGAATTGGGGAAGAGGGATATTTATGCAAGACTTTGCAATCATAATTTGTTTGATAATGGAACTAAG GAAATTTGGCTAGATAAGAGGACTGGTGGAGTTTGCTTGGCAATTTCTTCGAAAGCGTTAAGGATTACGGGGATAGATGATCGCAGATATTGGAATCACATTTCGACCGAAGAGTCAAG GTTCCATACAGTTGCTTATCTTCAACAAATATGGTGGCTTGAAGTGGAAGGAGATATTGATTTCCAATTTCCACAAGGGACATACAGTGTGTTCTTCAAACTTCACCTTGGCAGGTCATCCAAAAAGCTCGGTCGTCGAGTTTGCAAGACGGAGCACATCCATGGCTGGGCTGCAAAACCTGTAAAGTTTCAGCTGATGACTTCTGACGGTCAACGTGTCATATCCCATGCTCATTTGGATAATCCAGGACAATGGATCCTCTACCATGTAGGAGACTTTGTTTCAAATAATTCGGACGATTTGATGAAGATCAAGTTTTCATTGACTCAAATAGATTGCACTCATACAAAAGGTGGTTTGTGTGTAGACTCTGTGCTTATATGCAATAGTGGTGAGGtaagaaaagaaatataa